Proteins from a genomic interval of Clostridium sp. 'deep sea':
- a CDS encoding IS256 family transposase: MASRKQRNRKSNAIVEAIMKEYAPKTQEDIQEAIKDVFAPIFESMLQGEMDSHLGYKSNERSSKDIKNRRNGYGKKNVKTTHGEISIEVPRDRESSFDPQIIPKRTRDVSGIEDKVLAMYARGMSQRDISATINDIYGFEISHEKISTITDRVLEEVSEWQNRPLKKFYTFLFVDCMYVSVKKEYETKSYAVYTILGYDVDGKKGLLGLWLNETESKHVWMQIFDEIKTRGVKDILFISMDGVSGLEAGAKAIFKDVVVQRCIVHLIRNSIKYVPSKDYKAFTAHLKKVYGAASLKTAEAEFEKFKQAWSSYPGAVDVWIRNWSHVEQLFNYGGAVRKVMYTTNAVESINASFRKVTKKGSFPSENALLKVLYLRVTELYKKWNDRPVNNWAMVRNQLSINENMQARIMKYERR; this comes from the coding sequence ATGGCATCAAGAAAACAAAGAAACAGAAAGTCAAATGCAATTGTAGAAGCAATCATGAAAGAGTATGCACCTAAAACTCAAGAAGATATCCAAGAAGCTATTAAGGATGTATTTGCTCCAATATTTGAATCAATGCTGCAAGGAGAAATGGATAGTCATCTAGGATATAAATCGAATGAGAGAAGTAGTAAAGATATTAAAAATCGCAGGAATGGCTATGGTAAGAAGAATGTAAAAACAACTCATGGAGAAATATCTATTGAAGTTCCACGTGACAGAGAATCAAGCTTCGACCCACAAATTATTCCTAAGCGAACAAGAGACGTCAGTGGTATTGAAGATAAAGTACTAGCTATGTATGCAAGAGGTATGAGTCAGCGTGATATTTCCGCAACAATCAATGATATTTATGGTTTCGAAATATCTCACGAAAAAATCTCTACAATTACGGATCGTGTCTTAGAAGAAGTTTCAGAATGGCAGAATAGACCGTTAAAGAAATTTTATACATTCTTGTTCGTTGATTGTATGTATGTCTCTGTTAAAAAAGAATATGAAACTAAGAGTTATGCTGTTTATACAATTCTTGGATATGATGTAGATGGTAAAAAAGGCCTGTTAGGATTGTGGCTCAACGAAACAGAGAGTAAGCATGTTTGGATGCAAATATTCGATGAAATTAAAACGAGAGGAGTTAAAGACATATTATTTATTTCTATGGATGGTGTATCGGGATTAGAAGCTGGAGCTAAGGCGATCTTTAAAGATGTTGTAGTACAACGATGTATTGTTCATTTAATCAGAAATTCTATTAAATATGTCCCAAGTAAAGACTACAAAGCATTTACTGCTCATTTGAAGAAAGTATATGGAGCAGCCAGTTTAAAGACTGCTGAGGCTGAATTTGAGAAGTTTAAACAAGCTTGGAGTAGCTACCCAGGTGCTGTTGATGTATGGATTCGAAACTGGAGTCATGTGGAACAATTATTTAATTACGGTGGTGCAGTAAGAAAAGTTATGTACACTACCAATGCAGTTGAAAGTATAAATGCAAGTTTTAGAAAGGTAACAAAGAAAGGTTCATTTCCAAGTGAAAATGCATTGTTAAAAGTCCTATACCTTAGGGTTACTGAGCTCTATAAAAAATGGAATGATCGACCGGTAAATAATTGGGCAATGGTTAGAAATCAACTGTCTATAAATGAAAATATGCAAGCACGAATAATGAAATACGAACGCAGATAG
- a CDS encoding transposase, which translates to MILRCEYYISNLDDNISKYLITSINSYKRYLSFIKNSFAHPLSNGKLEGLIGKIKVIKRIAFGTKVSFGSKLEFLLLKKCFILIFKAALLFSKTALQLLYYFLTHTI; encoded by the coding sequence ATGATATTGAGATGTGAATACTATATAAGTAATCTTGATGATAATATCTCTAAATATTTGATTACATCTATTAATTCTTATAAAAGGTACCTATCCTTTATTAAAAACTCTTTTGCTCATCCTCTTTCAAATGGTAAATTAGAAGGTTTAATTGGTAAAATTAAGGTTATTAAACGCATTGCTTTTGGCACAAAAGTTTCTTTTGGTTCAAAACTAGAATTTTTATTACTCAAAAAATGCTTTATTCTAATATTTAAGGCTGCCTTACTTTTCAGTAAAACAGCCTTGCAATTACTCTATTATTTTCTGACCCACACTATTTGA
- a CDS encoding HNH endonuclease, producing MDSLILALTKTIKVDVMQGDAYYDFIKANQAAGYKSTPKGYTWHHVEDGTTMMLVPTDLHKTVRHTGGASLIRKGIRP from the coding sequence ATGGATTCCCTGATTTTAGCCCTTACAAAGACAATAAAAGTTGATGTAATGCAAGGTGATGCATATTATGATTTCATTAAAGCAAATCAAGCGGCTGGATATAAGTCAACACCAAAAGGATATACGTGGCATCATGTTGAAGATGGAACTACAATGATGTTAGTACCAACAGACTTGCATAAAACCGTTAGACATACTGGCGGGGCATCATTAATAAGAAAAGGTATAAGACCTTAG